From Brassica oleracea var. oleracea cultivar TO1000 chromosome C3, BOL, whole genome shotgun sequence, a single genomic window includes:
- the LOC106330753 gene encoding uncharacterized protein LOC106330753, with translation MDSEEERNQTGNCYAGLSNLQMRALNDSMANLMNAGLEQIHLRLDEIQNSQPARSRTRRDRPQRNNRPNEEVGEEENQDDRSINRPRRGTQNRDQGDVNPFARTERTDEGLCGVKLKIPTFDGKNDPDAFLECERKYELVFDCQNFSEMKKVRLAAAEFVGYAINWYDQVVTHRRRNGGPPISTWDDLSTMIRRRFVPRHYHRELHQRLRRLLQGTKSVEDYHQEMEVLMLKADVDEPLDATMARFLSGLNRDIQDRMELQEYVSMEQMLHKAILIERQTKRKSYAKPAFAPKPNYQDKGKSPITTNTCFKTNALARDDKGKAVETNNRARDIRCYRCQGLGHYARKCPNQKVMILFETGEVESEEDHDDLEDEDDHSPIFNEEGESFDYPHQGPLLVAMRAMDESLVPIFEEHSYIDLEPTFDETLEPIYDDENEHLDYPAHGPLLVTRRTLSVQPKTNKREQRENLFHSRCLVSDKVCSLIIDGGNCTNVASDSLVRKLGLIDFVSCASLPNRPDYRTNLVETKELHRKIGELLEKGYIRASLSPCAVPVLLVPKKDGSWRMCVDCRAINNITVKYRLPIPRLDDMLDELHGSSVFSKIDLKSGYHQIRMKEGDEWKTAFKTKLGLYEWLVMPFVLTNAPSTFMRLINHILRSFIGHFVVVYFDDILIYSNNFEDHKLLLKSVLEVFRKERLFANLGKCSFGTDHMVFLGFVVGADGIRVDEEKFKAIRDWPSPTTVGEVRSFHLLAGFYRRFVQNFSSIAAPLTEVIKKNVGFKWEQAQEEAFQILKGKLTQAPLLVLPDFSKTFEIECDASGVGIGAVLMHDRKPIAYFSEKLGGATFNYPTYDQELCALVRALQTWQDYLWPKEFVIHTDHQSLKHLKGQHKLNKRHARWVEFIEIFPYVIKYKQGKENVVADALSRRYVLLSTLETKFLGFEFIKDLYATDPDYSPLGRYLYGFHAWIA, from the exons ATGGACAGTGAAGAAGAAAGGAACCAAACTGGAAATTGTTATGCTGGTTTATCTAACTTGCAGATGAGAGCTCTCAATGACTCTATGGCTAACCTTATGAATGCAGGTTTGGAACAGATCCATCTCAGACTTGATGAGATCCAAAACAGCCAACCGGCCCGTTCTAGAACCAGGCGAGATCGCCCACAGAGGAACAACCGGCCAAATGAAGAAGTCGGAGAGGAGGAGAACCAAGATGATCGATCCATCAACCGTCCTAGGAGAGGTACCCAAAACCGTGATCAAGGTGATGTCAATCCTTTTGCTAGAACTGAACGAACTGATGAGGGTTTATGTGGGGTGAAACTTAAGATCCCAACTTTTGATGGTAAAAACGATCCAGATGCTTTTCTTGAATGCGAAAGAAAATATGAACTTGTTTTTGATTGTCAAAATTTTTCTGAAATGAAAAAGGTTAGATTGGCCGCAGCTGAGTTTGTTGGGTATGCTATTAACTGGTATGATCAAGTTGTGACTCACAGGAGAAGGAATGGCGGACCACCAATCTCTACTTGGGATGATCTCTCGACCATGATAAGGAGACGGTTCGTTCCAAGACATTACCACCGGGAACTCCACCAACGACTCAGACGTCTGCTACAAGGAACCAAATCCGTGGAGGACTATCACCAAGAGATGGAGGTCTTAATGCTCAAGGCGGACGTAGACGAGCCCTTAGACGCCACTATGGCCAGATTCCTTTCAGGTCTCAACCGAGACATTCAAGATCGAATGGAGCTTCAGGAGTATGTTAGTATGGAACAAATGCTACACAAGGCTATTCTGATCGAGCGGCAAACCAAAAGAAAGAGCTACGCTAAACCGGCCTTTGCCCCCAAACCTAACTATCAAGACAAAGGTAAGTCTCCGATCACAACAAATACTTGTTTTAAGACTAATGCCCTGGCTCGTGATGACAAAGGTAAAGCAGTTGAGACTAACAACCGAGCAAGAGACATTCGGTGCTATAGATGTCAAGGCCTTGGCCACTATGCCAGAAAGTGTCCAAACCAGAAAGTGATGATCCTCTTCGAGACTGGCGAAGTAGAGTCCGAGGAGGATCACGACGATCTAGAGGACGAGGACGACCACAGTCCTATATTTAATGAGGAAGGAGAGTCCTTCGACTATCCACACCAAGGGCCACTTCTAGTCGCCATGAGAGCCATGGACGAAAGCCTTGTTCCGATCTTTGAAGAACATTCATACATTGATCTAGAACCGACCTTTGATGAGACACTTGAGCCGATCTATGATGATGAGAACGAACATCTCGACTACCCAGCTCACGGTCCACTTCTTGTTACCAGAAGAACATTGAGTGTTCAACCCAAAACCAATAAACGAGAACAAAGGGAGAATCTTTTTCATTCTCGATGCTTAGTTTCAGATAAAGTTTGTTCTTTGATTATTGATGGTGGTAATTGCACTAATGTTGCTAGTGATTCTCTTGTCAGGAAGCTTGGACTC ATTGACTTCGTCTCATGTGCATCTCTTCCAAACCGGCCAGATTACCGAACCAATCTAGTGGAGACGAAGGAACTTCATAGAAAGATTGGAGAGCTTCTTGAGAAGGGATACATCAGGGCGAGCCTTAGCCCTTGTGCTGTTCCTGTCCTCCTTGTGCCCAAAAAGGATGGCTCCTGGCGCATGTGCGTGGACTGCCGAGCCATCAATAACATTACAGTAAAGTATAGGCTTCCAATCCCTAGGCTTGATGACATGCTAGATGAGTTGCATGGCTCCTCTGTTTTTTCTAAAATTGATTTGAAAAGTGGATATCACCAAATTCGAATGAAAGAAGGTGATGAATGGAAAACCGCATTCAAAACTAAACTAGGATTGTATGAATGGCTTGTCATGCCATTTGTCCTTACCAATGCACCTAGTACATTCATGCGTTTGATAAATCATATCTTGCGGTCCTTTATTGGCCATTTTGTTGTTGTCTACTTTGATGATATTCTCATTTACAGCAATAATTTTGAGGATCATAAATTGCTTTTGAAATCTGTTCTTGAAGTTTTTAGGAAAGAACGTTTGTTTGCTAATCTTGGTAAGTGTTCTTTTGGGACAGATCACATGGTCTTCTTAGGATTTGTTGTAGGTGCAGATGGAATCAGAGTGGATGAGGAAAAGTTCAAGGCCATACGAGACTGGCCTAGTCCAACGACCGTGGGAGAGGTAAGAAGCTTTCACCTCCTGGCCGGGTTCTATCGAAGGTTTGTCCAGAACTTCAGCTCTATAGCCGCCCCTCTCACCGAAGTAATCAAGAAGAACGTTGGGTTCAAGTGGGAACAAGCCCAAGAAGAGGCGTTTCAGATCCTAAAAGGGAAGTTGACTCAAGCCCCATTACTTGTTCTTCCTGATTTTTCTAAGACTTTCGAAATCGAATGTGATGCCTCGGGTGTAGGTATTGGTGCTGTCTTGATGCATGATAGGAAACCTATTGCTTATTTCAGTGAGAAGCTTGGAGGAGCCACGTTCAACTATCCTACCTATGACCAAGAACTGTGTGCTTTGGTCCGGGCCCTTCAGACGTGGCAAGACTACCTTTGGCCTAAGGAATTCGTCATTCATACGGATCACCAGTCTTTGAAACATCTCAAGGGCCAGCATAAGTTGAACAAAAGGCATGCCCGTTGGGTCGAGTTCATTGAGATATTTCCTTATGTGATCAAGTACAAGCAAGGTAAGGAAAACGTGGTGGCTGATGCCTTGTCCAGAAGGTATGTTCTTCTTTCCACTCTTGAGACCAAGTTTCTTGGGTTCGAGTTTATCAAAGACTTGTATGCAACTGATCCAGACTACTCACCCTTGGGTAGATATCTTTATG